From Coriobacteriaceae bacterium, a single genomic window includes:
- a CDS encoding nucleotidyltransferase family protein, with product MKLGCVIMASGEGKRFGSNKMLADIYGKPLIAWTIDSVPRGFDVVVSTRWPEVAQICEDKHCPCVLHDGSLRSESIRAGLSWGAGRNWKGCLFLPGDQPLVSSDSFKAMVRAFDERDCKHPVRLACNGEPSSPVLFPAQLFDALMLLEGKDGGGSILGGRTDIALVEARAYELWDVDTAKGQQRITEHIAACSYFDRVANCINQ from the coding sequence ATGAAGCTCGGTTGCGTGATTATGGCCTCGGGCGAGGGCAAGCGGTTTGGTTCCAACAAGATGCTCGCCGATATCTATGGCAAGCCGCTGATTGCCTGGACCATCGACTCGGTTCCCAGAGGCTTTGACGTCGTGGTTTCGACGCGTTGGCCCGAGGTCGCTCAGATTTGCGAGGACAAGCATTGCCCGTGCGTGCTGCATGACGGTTCGCTCAGGAGCGAGAGCATTCGTGCGGGTCTTTCCTGGGGAGCCGGGCGCAACTGGAAAGGCTGCCTCTTTTTGCCGGGCGACCAGCCACTCGTGAGCTCGGATTCTTTTAAGGCCATGGTTCGTGCATTTGACGAGCGCGACTGCAAACATCCGGTGCGCTTGGCGTGCAATGGCGAGCCCTCGAGTCCGGTGCTCTTTCCGGCGCAGCTGTTCGACGCGCTTATGCTTCTCGAAGGCAAAGACGGCGGAGGCTCGATTCTCGGGGGTCGCACCGACATTGCGCTGGTCGAGGCGCGTGCCTACGAGCTGTGGGACGTCGATACCGCCAAGGGACAGCAACGCATAACGGAGCATATCGCTGCCTGCTCGTATTTTGATCGCGTGGCAAACTGTATTAATCAATAA
- the arcC gene encoding carbamate kinase — MAKRIVVALGGNALGANLPEQMEAVKTTSKAIVDLIEEGNEVVIVHGNGPQVGMIANAMAELTRSNPQKYIPCPLSVCGAMSQGYIGYDLQNGLREEMLDRNIDKGVATVLTQVEVAADDPAFADPVKPIGPWMSEAEAKELEADRGYQFIHDEKQGFRRVVASPKPVNIVELDTIKSLVETNHVVISCGGGGIPVTKAQGNHLKGAAAVIDKDFAAEKLAEQLDADALIILTAVEKVAIGFGTDHEQWLDTLTAADVKRLSEANEFGRGSMLPKVQAASTFAESKPGRTALITLLEKARDGLAGKTGTTFTGDAE, encoded by the coding sequence ATGGCTAAGCGTATTGTTGTCGCCTTGGGCGGAAACGCCCTCGGTGCCAACCTTCCCGAGCAGATGGAGGCCGTCAAGACGACTTCCAAGGCCATCGTCGACCTGATCGAGGAGGGCAACGAGGTCGTCATCGTGCATGGCAACGGTCCCCAGGTGGGTATGATCGCCAACGCGATGGCCGAGCTCACGCGCTCTAACCCTCAGAAGTACATTCCCTGCCCGCTGTCCGTCTGCGGCGCCATGAGCCAGGGCTACATTGGCTATGACCTGCAGAACGGCCTGCGCGAGGAAATGCTCGACCGCAATATCGACAAGGGTGTCGCCACCGTGCTCACCCAGGTCGAGGTTGCGGCGGACGACCCGGCCTTCGCCGATCCCGTTAAGCCGATTGGCCCGTGGATGAGCGAGGCCGAGGCCAAGGAGCTGGAAGCCGACCGCGGCTACCAGTTCATCCACGACGAGAAGCAGGGCTTCCGTCGCGTGGTGGCTTCGCCTAAGCCCGTGAACATTGTCGAGCTCGACACCATCAAGTCGCTCGTCGAGACCAACCACGTGGTGATCTCCTGCGGCGGTGGCGGTATCCCCGTCACCAAGGCCCAGGGCAACCACCTTAAGGGCGCTGCCGCCGTCATCGATAAGGACTTTGCGGCCGAGAAGCTCGCCGAGCAGCTCGATGCCGATGCCCTGATTATCCTGACGGCCGTGGAGAAGGTTGCCATTGGCTTTGGCACCGACCACGAGCAGTGGCTCGACACGCTGACCGCGGCTGACGTAAAGCGTCTGTCCGAGGCCAACGAGTTCGGTCGCGGCTCCATGCTGCCCAAGGTTCAGGCTGCCTCGACGTTTGCCGAGAGCAAGCCGGGCCGTACGGCGCTCATCACGCTGCTCGAGAAGGCGCGTGACGGTCTTGCCGGCAAGACCGGTACCACGTTTACCGGCGACGCTGAGTAG
- the ygeW gene encoding knotted carbamoyltransferase YgeW, with protein MDAKFTELVEQLNGLDFKGMYGSDFLHTWDKTTDELKALYIVADALRQLRENNVSPKIFDSGLAVSLFRDNSTRTRFSFSKAANLLGLELQDLDEKKSQIAHGETVRETATMISFMADVIGIRDDMYIGKGDAYMAEVSESVQQAYEDGVLDHRPTLISLQSDSDHPTQSSADMLYLINEFGGLENLKGKKVAVTWAYSPSYGKPLSCPQSLISLLPRFGMDVTLAHPEGYDLMPEVVERAKGYAAESGTSFKQVNTMAEAFEGADIVIPKSWAPFAAMEKRTNLYAEGDDAGIAALEKELLAQNATHQDWCSTTELMEKTANGQDTIFMHPLPADISGVSCEHGEVNADVFDMHRVGMYKEASYKPYAIAAMMFLQKVADPAAALKALDERNTARWFQA; from the coding sequence ATGGACGCTAAGTTTACCGAGCTCGTCGAGCAGCTGAACGGTCTCGATTTTAAGGGTATGTACGGCAGCGACTTCCTGCACACCTGGGACAAGACCACCGATGAGCTCAAGGCTCTCTACATCGTCGCCGACGCCCTGCGTCAGCTGCGCGAGAACAACGTCTCGCCCAAGATCTTCGACTCGGGCCTTGCCGTCTCCCTGTTCCGCGACAACTCCACCCGTACGCGCTTCTCCTTCTCTAAGGCCGCCAACCTGCTCGGCCTTGAGCTGCAGGACCTGGACGAGAAGAAGTCCCAGATCGCTCACGGCGAGACCGTCCGCGAGACCGCTACCATGATCTCCTTCATGGCCGACGTCATCGGCATCCGCGACGACATGTACATCGGCAAGGGCGACGCCTACATGGCCGAGGTCTCCGAGTCTGTCCAGCAGGCCTACGAGGACGGCGTTCTGGACCACCGTCCCACGCTCATCTCCCTGCAGTCCGACTCCGATCACCCCACGCAGTCCTCTGCCGACATGCTCTACCTCATCAACGAGTTTGGCGGTCTCGAGAACCTCAAGGGCAAGAAGGTTGCCGTCACCTGGGCCTATTCGCCCTCTTACGGCAAGCCGCTGTCCTGCCCGCAGTCGCTGATCAGCCTGCTGCCCCGCTTTGGCATGGACGTCACCCTGGCTCACCCCGAGGGCTACGACCTCATGCCCGAGGTCGTCGAGCGCGCCAAGGGCTACGCCGCCGAGTCCGGCACCTCCTTTAAGCAGGTCAACACCATGGCCGAGGCCTTCGAGGGCGCCGACATCGTGATCCCCAAGAGCTGGGCTCCGTTTGCCGCCATGGAGAAGCGCACCAACCTGTACGCCGAGGGCGACGACGCCGGCATCGCTGCGCTCGAGAAGGAACTGCTCGCTCAGAACGCTACGCATCAGGATTGGTGCTCCACGACCGAGCTCATGGAGAAGACCGCCAACGGCCAGGACACCATCTTTATGCACCCGCTGCCCGCCGACATCTCCGGTGTCTCCTGCGAGCACGGCGAGGTCAATGCCGACGTCTTCGACATGCACCGTGTGGGCATGTACAAGGAGGCCAGCTACAAGCCGTACGCCATCGCAGCCATGATGTTCCTGCAGAAGGTTGCCGATCCCGCTGCCGCCCTCAAGGCCCTCGACGAGCGCAACACCGCCCGTTGGTTCCAGGCCTAA